In the genome of Natronomonas salina, the window CGAGCCGACGACCCCGGCGGAGAACGGCTCACGAACGCCCTACGAGGAACCGAAGTACGTGTTGCAAACACCGGTGACGGTCACCGGCAGAAACGTGCGGAGTGCCTCCTACACAGTCGCTGTTACCCTGGAAATTCGTCCCGAATCTGAAGACGACTTCCGAGAGGTGCGAAACCACACCTACGAGTTTCGTCCCGATGAGTCGGTGGGAATCGGCGAATTCGAAGCGGCCGGTGCATATCGCCTCCGCGTCGACATCGCGGGTGAGCGGTACGAGGAAACTCTCGCCGTCCCGATGCGAGACCTCGCCGATTGCAATCACCCGCGAATCGAGATCCACGTACACGACGCGGCGGTCACCATCGGCTATACGAGGACCGATGCGGGGTGTCCGCCTGTAACGGTCACACCGACTGCCGACGAAGCATAATAACAGACCCGTCACTTCGAGAACGGCCAGCGGATCCGTCGGCGACTCCTCGCCGGTATCTCAGCGACCGATCGTCCCCTGTCGCGTGATCGGGGCGTCGGGGTCGATGACGAACGCGACGATGGTCGAGTCCTCGATTGCGGTGACGGGTACGTCGCTGTCTCCCATAACGAGCGCGCTCTCGGTGTACCCCACGCGCTCCGCACCGACGTCGACCGCTCCCTCGAAGACGTACAGATACGTGTGCCAGCCCGACCGTGACGGGAGCGTGGTCGTGGCGCCGGACGCGAGTCGGCAGTCGTAGAGGTGGACGTCGTTGCGGACCGACAGCGGGGCGTCGGTCCCCTCGGGACCGAACAGGTGCCGCCACTCGTTGGCAACGGGGTCGGGGATCGGTTCGTACTGGATGCCCGGTTCGAGGTCGAGACTGTGCGGACGGACGAAGATCTGGAGCATCCGCAGCGGCGGGTCGTCGGCGAGCGTCTCCTCGGCGTGCCAGAAGCCGCTGCCGGCATTCATCACCATCAGGTGCTCGGCGTCCGTCACGAGTTCGTTGCCCTGGCGGTCGTCGTGACGCATCACCCCGTCCGGGACCCACGAGATGATCTCCTCGTTGCGGTGCTGGTGCATCCGGATGCGCGTCCCTGGGTCCATGAACGACTCGACGACGGTCGCGAGCGGCCCGTAGCCGTGGTCGTCGTGGTCGGGGACCGCTCGACCGGGGAAGTCGAGGTGGATCCGGAACTTCCCCTGGTTCTGCGAGACGTCCGTACGCGGTGCTGTGTAGATACGAGGCTGCGTCTGCGCCGAGGGCGATTCGTCCATTGCCCTGTCGTAGCCTCTCGGCCGGTATATGGGTTCTGCGTGTCGGTGCTCGACACGGGAGCGTTCATAGATCTGCGCCCCGGTTGCATTCTACATCTCCTGCCTTTGTCGTCCCTCTCAACTCGATTGCGGTCGGCCCGAGTCCCGTAGCGGGGCCTCGCTGGTGGTCGTCTCCTCCGCCAACCGAGACCCGGTACTTCGACCGCTGGGGGCCGTTTCCGGTACCGCGCTCACGGCCTCGAAGACCGCCTCCGGGTCGTGGGACCGGCGCCAGTGGTACCAGGTCCGGGCCGCCAGTGCGAGCCGCCGGGCCGTCGACAGCGACGGCGTCTGCGAGACGACGTCGTACCCCTGCCGCCGGATGAGGCGGTGGTGCTCCGCGTAGAGGACCGCGGCGAGCAAGACGCCGAACTGGACGTCCTCGGGGAGGTAGCGGATACCCGCGACGCCCTCGCGGTAGCGGGCCTCGGTCCGCTCGAGTTCCTCGCGGATGACGTCAGCCATCCCCTCGGAGAACGTCAGCGACTCGACGGCCGCGTGATCGACGCCGTGCCGCTGCAGCGTCTCGCGGGGCAGGTAGATCCGGTCGTACTCCGCGACGTCTTCGCGGACGTCCCGCAGGAAGTTGGTGAGCTGGAACGCCTCGGCGAGTGCCGCGGCGTGGGGCCGCGCCGCCGGGTCGAGGTCCGGCGCGAACACGTCCAGCAGGAGGTGCGCCACGGCGACGGACGAGCCCCGAAGGTACTCGTCGAGTTCGGCGGCGGTGTCGTACCGGTCCTGTTCGAGGTCCCGCGCCATGGCGTCGAGGAAGATATCGATCTCGCGGTCGTCCAGGTCGTGGGCCTCCCGGACCGCCGCGAAC includes:
- a CDS encoding phytoene/squalene synthase family protein → MTPQLPRIDTAKAIQRRTGRTFHLATRLLPERARLPTYALYAFFRVADDVVDDPDPSSVADQRRDLAAVRAQALGEREPTGEALEAFAAVREAHDLDDREIDIFLDAMARDLEQDRYDTAAELDEYLRGSSVAVAHLLLDVFAPDLDPAARPHAAALAEAFQLTNFLRDVREDVAEYDRIYLPRETLQRHGVDHAAVESLTFSEGMADVIREELERTEARYREGVAGIRYLPEDVQFGVLLAAVLYAEHHRLIRRQGYDVVSQTPSLSTARRLALAARTWYHWRRSHDPEAVFEAVSAVPETAPSGRSTGSRLAEETTTSEAPLRDSGRPQSS
- a CDS encoding pirin family protein, whose translation is MDESPSAQTQPRIYTAPRTDVSQNQGKFRIHLDFPGRAVPDHDDHGYGPLATVVESFMDPGTRIRMHQHRNEEIISWVPDGVMRHDDRQGNELVTDAEHLMVMNAGSGFWHAEETLADDPPLRMLQIFVRPHSLDLEPGIQYEPIPDPVANEWRHLFGPEGTDAPLSVRNDVHLYDCRLASGATTTLPSRSGWHTYLYVFEGAVDVGAERVGYTESALVMGDSDVPVTAIEDSTIVAFVIDPDAPITRQGTIGR